The following coding sequences are from one Treponema bryantii window:
- a CDS encoding BMP family ABC transporter substrate-binding protein — protein MKKKYLITAITAVITVCILRIGMRFLYTDYTQKNIKVGFVYIGDSSTPYTNNFVRSQLELEKAFPQNITTISKYNIPEENCEPAIRDLISNGCDLIFGTSYGYGDVMKKLAGEFPKVQFCQATCSNANEEPVLQNYHNFMGTIYQGRYISGIVTGMKLKDLIEQGRITPDQVKIGYVAAFPFAEVISGYTAFFLGVRSVVKEAVMSVSYTNTWGNTTTERKLAERLINEGCVIIAQHSDTTGPAIACETASTRDGKLVYHVGYNQTMTDVAPTTSLISTRINWTPYFISATEAVIKGKKIESMVKADVFGNDAAAGFENDWCEMIGLNKLIAADGTKEEIDAKIKQFKTKGILVFQGDYVGINPFDESDTYNLNIPYIENAMQSAPSFNYILKDVITVVE, from the coding sequence ATGAAAAAGAAATATCTGATTACTGCAATTACTGCTGTTATTACTGTATGTATTCTTAGAATAGGAATGCGTTTTCTGTACACAGATTACACACAGAAAAATATAAAGGTTGGTTTTGTTTATATTGGAGACAGTAGTACTCCTTACACAAATAATTTTGTGCGTTCTCAGCTTGAGCTCGAAAAAGCGTTCCCTCAAAACATTACAACAATTTCAAAATATAATATTCCAGAAGAAAATTGTGAGCCGGCTATCCGCGATCTTATTTCAAATGGTTGTGATTTAATTTTTGGAACAAGTTATGGTTATGGCGATGTAATGAAAAAACTTGCCGGAGAATTCCCAAAGGTACAGTTCTGTCAGGCAACCTGCTCAAATGCAAATGAAGAACCTGTGCTTCAGAATTATCATAACTTTATGGGGACAATATATCAGGGACGATATATCTCTGGAATTGTAACAGGAATGAAATTAAAGGACTTGATTGAGCAGGGAAGAATTACTCCTGATCAGGTGAAAATCGGTTATGTTGCAGCCTTTCCTTTTGCCGAAGTAATTTCTGGTTATACGGCATTTTTCCTTGGTGTTCGCAGCGTTGTGAAGGAAGCTGTAATGTCTGTGAGTTATACAAATACCTGGGGAAATACAACTACCGAACGGAAGTTAGCTGAAAGGCTGATAAATGAAGGCTGTGTAATTATTGCTCAGCATTCTGATACTACAGGACCGGCTATAGCTTGTGAGACGGCAAGTACCCGTGATGGAAAACTTGTTTATCATGTAGGATATAATCAGACAATGACAGATGTTGCCCCAACTACTTCTCTTATTTCTACAAGAATTAACTGGACTCCTTATTTTATTTCTGCAACAGAAGCTGTAATTAAAGGAAAGAAAATTGAATCGATGGTAAAGGCTGATGTCTTTGGAAATGATGCTGCAGCAGGATTTGAAAACGACTGGTGCGAAATGATTGGCTTGAACAAGTTGATTGCAGCAGACGGAACAAAAGAAGAAATCGATGCAAAAATCAAACAGTTTAAGACAAAAGGAATTTTAGTTTTTCAGGGAGATTATGTCGGAATAAATCCTTTTGATGAATCAGATACTTACAATCTCAATATTCCTTATATAGAAAATGCAATGCAGTCTGCTCCATCATTCAACTATATTTTGAAAGATGTTATTACGGTGGTTGAGTGA
- a CDS encoding DUF4932 domain-containing protein, producing the protein MKKLLHVTFTSLALLTIVTAFTLFTSCSKKSELSPVNINPVVYQNDNVTIKVDPKLELLMIALRLAEIEPFSFNYYGQDYSQFVDGVDNLFAKQKEHPFVKDLKSRYKNYKDSYRDIVAITQYISDDMTQMTIKQKEMPKELKTFWKGVNFKTFIAQFNDFANVSNFARIWILYEPHLKRQAIAEQEFMTYNKSITDWISEYFFAPDSKPEYEIFSTTLTASYNFSLAPTSKDGKTKIKEIRGAYWTKDIEWNNFQIALHISGGYIYSLLEKHWDILSEDIIRITKKIYEDNQITEKVTDYISLSTAVNLLAIVFSLDYDIAKNNEEISTAFRNGITTNFLFTDVDKLLSISEAYKSNRKAYPDFETFVVEYLPGALKEL; encoded by the coding sequence ATGAAAAAATTATTACACGTAACCTTTACCAGCCTTGCTTTACTTACTATAGTTACTGCATTTACCTTGTTTACGTCCTGTTCAAAAAAATCTGAACTATCTCCTGTAAACATTAATCCTGTCGTATATCAAAACGATAATGTTACAATCAAAGTAGATCCCAAACTGGAACTGCTTATGATAGCCCTTCGACTTGCAGAAATTGAACCTTTTTCATTCAACTATTACGGTCAGGACTATTCTCAATTTGTAGATGGAGTAGACAATTTATTTGCAAAACAGAAAGAACATCCTTTTGTAAAAGATCTGAAAAGCAGATATAAAAATTATAAAGACAGCTACCGTGATATTGTTGCAATCACACAGTATATATCTGATGACATGACGCAAATGACAATCAAGCAGAAAGAAATGCCAAAAGAACTAAAAACATTCTGGAAAGGCGTTAATTTTAAAACTTTTATAGCCCAGTTCAATGATTTTGCTAATGTTTCAAACTTTGCCAGAATCTGGATTTTATATGAGCCACACCTTAAACGGCAGGCAATTGCCGAACAAGAGTTTATGACTTATAACAAATCAATTACAGACTGGATTTCTGAATACTTCTTTGCTCCAGATTCTAAACCTGAATACGAAATATTCAGTACAACTCTAACTGCTTCGTATAATTTTTCTTTAGCCCCAACAAGTAAAGATGGTAAAACAAAAATTAAAGAAATTCGCGGCGCATATTGGACAAAAGACATAGAATGGAATAATTTCCAGATTGCTTTGCATATTAGTGGAGGTTATATTTATTCCTTACTAGAAAAACATTGGGATATTCTTTCAGAAGATATTATCAGAATCACCAAAAAAATTTATGAAGATAATCAGATTACAGAAAAAGTAACTGACTATATTTCTTTAAGTACTGCCGTAAATCTTTTAGCAATAGTATTTTCTTTAGATTATGATATAGCAAAAAATAACGAAGAAATAAGTACCGCATTTAGAAATGGTATAACTACAAATTTCCTTTTTACAGATGTTGATAAACTTCTTTCAATTTCAGAAGCTTACAAATCAAACCGAAAAGCTTATCCTGATTTCGAAACTTTTGTTGTCGAATATCTTCCTGGAGCACTCAAAGAACTGTAA
- a CDS encoding HD domain-containing phosphohydrolase yields MKKYRNSQIIILTIFCILLNFIGKVIAEKIQLPLWLDAFGTFLMAYVLGPFCGAIVGAAGNILYGFINPVSYAYSITSICIALVVGYFAKYGWMKNLFRTMSLSVMVTGVCVVISCILNVIFYDGMTGNYWGDGIIAMLQHWGVARPIQIVLGEFYVDFVDKVITLGALYFGIKIYRYLKVKVDKPVKPLAALLFVFLLGVFVPFRSYASSKKFDSYIRTVYNNTNGLPGGEANDIASTSDGILWIGTYAGLYRHNGKEFRLMNEYDSIKTVRCLFVDDEGRMFVGTNDNGLSIIINEEITNVLTEKNGLPADSVRCITSAADGMYYVGTSAELAVVEINDGIRIKSIVPEVHSALRVTADGRGHVAAVTAGGKLFVLQDMKVMMTAAVNEKFISAAFAEDGRLYTATEGNQLFVFELEESITGAVHKDSLKLLERINCGSMNHINSLVFKENVLFLCSDAGVGYIDYKKDNSFHMVETGIFNNSIDNMIEDYQGNLWFSSSRLGLLKMCETAFAEIYLSAGFDEAVVNSVTKFNGKIYFGTDDGLSMIDAEEGKPCENQLTKMMEGLRIRCLMQDSKDRMWVCTYTKGLYCLDKNGRIEAYETDTAQQFRVLLELSDGTIAAAGKKGITFLKDGTVTKRLTKADGFENQVVLTLSELPDGTLIAGTDGGGIAIIKNQKIEKLLRRQDGLSSNVILRTVNDHEGTVQTGAFYAITSNGLCYIDKDFNIRVLSNFPYSNNYDMIVRDDGNIFVLGSAGIFVVTREALLSGNKVDYILLDLKRGLIGSLTANSWNYIDDEGNLYLSCDTGASCLNLDAYDKNDCSYRMQLKSVLVNGKRYMVQKDIPFVIPGDSDSIEVIPEILNYSINNPYISLYMEGIDEQPNVMTQNELASVIYSNISAGKYNFHISLLDSKGLNVVEEIVYEIEKPFHIYDNWWFKFYAFFVLIMAIAWLTWYVTATIQNLRYEKQEKELAHVREQIRMSNETILSIANAVEARDKRTGRHSLRVAVYSMLIAAELGFDGEELENIRQIGLLHDIGKIGVPDSILNKPAKLTADEYNTMKTHVDIGGEILKDFTHIKNVADGAKYHHERYDGTGYNSGMKGEEIPLTARIIGLADAFDAMTSHRVYRNAMPMDLVIEELKNGKGTQFDPHLVDILLELIAAGRIDVSGINQLSVEAED; encoded by the coding sequence ATGAAAAAGTATAGAAATTCTCAGATAATCATACTAACAATCTTTTGCATACTGTTAAATTTTATCGGAAAGGTGATTGCTGAAAAAATTCAGCTCCCGTTATGGCTCGATGCCTTTGGTACCTTTCTTATGGCTTATGTACTCGGTCCGTTCTGTGGAGCAATTGTAGGAGCCGCAGGAAATATTCTTTATGGTTTTATAAATCCTGTTTCCTATGCTTATTCTATTACCAGCATTTGTATCGCTCTTGTTGTAGGTTATTTTGCTAAGTATGGCTGGATGAAAAATCTTTTTAGAACAATGTCACTCAGCGTAATGGTAACCGGAGTCTGCGTTGTTATTTCCTGTATTTTGAATGTAATTTTTTATGATGGAATGACAGGTAATTACTGGGGCGATGGAATAATTGCCATGCTTCAGCATTGGGGCGTTGCACGGCCAATTCAGATTGTACTGGGTGAATTTTATGTTGATTTTGTTGATAAGGTTATCACTCTTGGCGCGCTTTATTTTGGAATAAAAATCTACAGATATTTAAAAGTAAAAGTGGATAAACCAGTAAAGCCTCTGGCCGCTCTGTTATTTGTGTTTTTATTGGGAGTGTTTGTACCGTTCCGTTCTTATGCTTCTTCGAAAAAGTTTGACTCCTATATCCGGACGGTTTACAACAACACAAACGGACTTCCCGGTGGAGAAGCAAATGATATTGCCAGTACTTCAGATGGAATTTTGTGGATAGGAACTTATGCCGGACTTTACCGTCATAACGGAAAAGAGTTCCGTCTTATGAATGAGTATGATTCAATAAAAACAGTCCGCTGTCTTTTTGTTGATGATGAGGGAAGAATGTTTGTCGGTACAAATGATAACGGACTTTCAATTATCATCAATGAAGAAATTACAAACGTGCTTACTGAAAAAAACGGACTTCCTGCAGATTCTGTTCGCTGCATTACATCAGCTGCGGATGGAATGTATTATGTCGGAACTTCGGCAGAGCTTGCGGTTGTAGAGATAAATGACGGTATTCGTATTAAGTCAATTGTACCTGAGGTCCACTCGGCTCTTCGTGTAACTGCGGACGGGCGCGGGCATGTAGCGGCAGTCACTGCTGGCGGTAAGCTTTTCGTACTTCAGGATATGAAGGTGATGATGACCGCTGCGGTTAATGAGAAATTTATTTCGGCGGCTTTTGCGGAGGACGGCAGACTTTATACAGCCACAGAAGGAAATCAGCTTTTTGTGTTTGAGCTTGAAGAGTCTATAACCGGTGCTGTTCATAAGGACAGTCTAAAACTGCTTGAACGCATTAACTGTGGTTCAATGAATCATATCAATTCTCTGGTCTTTAAAGAGAATGTTCTGTTCCTATGTTCAGATGCTGGTGTAGGTTATATTGATTACAAAAAAGATAACAGTTTTCATATGGTAGAAACCGGAATCTTCAATAATTCAATTGATAATATGATTGAAGATTATCAAGGCAACCTGTGGTTTTCTTCTTCGCGTCTTGGACTTCTTAAAATGTGTGAAACAGCCTTTGCAGAAATCTATCTTTCAGCAGGTTTTGATGAGGCAGTAGTCAATTCAGTTACAAAGTTTAATGGTAAGATTTATTTTGGAACAGATGATGGGCTTTCTATGATTGATGCAGAAGAAGGAAAGCCGTGTGAAAATCAGCTTACAAAAATGATGGAAGGACTGCGCATACGTTGTCTGATGCAGGACAGTAAGGATCGCATGTGGGTTTGTACTTACACTAAAGGACTATACTGTTTAGATAAGAACGGCAGAATCGAAGCTTATGAAACCGATACAGCGCAGCAGTTCCGAGTTCTCCTGGAACTCTCCGACGGTACAATAGCCGCCGCCGGTAAAAAAGGAATTACTTTCTTAAAAGACGGCACAGTAACAAAACGTCTCACAAAAGCAGACGGCTTTGAAAACCAGGTAGTCCTCACACTCTCAGAGCTCCCAGACGGAACTCTCATAGCCGGCACCGATGGCGGCGGAATTGCAATTATTAAAAATCAGAAAATTGAAAAACTGCTGCGCCGTCAGGACGGCCTTAGTTCTAATGTAATACTGCGAACCGTAAATGATCATGAAGGTACAGTGCAGACCGGTGCCTTTTATGCAATCACAAGTAATGGACTTTGTTATATTGATAAGGATTTTAATATCAGAGTTCTTTCAAATTTCCCATATTCAAATAACTACGACATGATAGTCCGCGACGACGGAAATATTTTTGTGCTCGGAAGTGCAGGAATCTTTGTTGTAACAAGAGAGGCTCTGCTTTCTGGAAACAAGGTTGATTATATCCTTCTGGATTTAAAGCGTGGACTTATAGGCTCACTTACTGCAAACTCATGGAATTATATAGATGACGAAGGAAATCTTTATCTTTCGTGTGATACAGGTGCGAGCTGTCTGAATCTGGATGCCTACGACAAAAATGATTGCTCTTACAGAATGCAGCTCAAATCAGTTCTCGTAAATGGAAAACGCTACATGGTGCAGAAGGATATCCCGTTTGTAATTCCTGGTGACAGTGACAGCATAGAAGTAATTCCAGAAATCCTGAATTATTCTATAAATAATCCGTATATCAGCCTCTACATGGAAGGAATAGATGAGCAGCCGAATGTGATGACGCAGAATGAACTTGCAAGTGTGATTTATTCAAACATTTCGGCAGGTAAATATAACTTCCATATTTCTCTTCTCGACAGTAAGGGCCTTAATGTTGTAGAGGAGATTGTTTATGAAATTGAAAAACCTTTCCATATTTATGATAACTGGTGGTTTAAGTTTTATGCATTCTTTGTTCTGATAATGGCAATTGCCTGGTTAACCTGGTACGTAACGGCAACTATTCAGAATCTTCGTTATGAAAAGCAGGAAAAAGAACTTGCTCATGTACGTGAACAGATCCGTATGAGTAATGAAACAATTCTTTCTATTGCGAATGCAGTAGAAGCCCGCGATAAGAGAACTGGCCGACATTCTCTTAGAGTTGCTGTTTATTCAATGCTTATTGCAGCAGAGCTTGGTTTTGATGGAGAAGAACTTGAAAATATCCGTCAGATAGGTCTGCTTCATGATATCGGAAAAATTGGTGTACCGGATTCTATTCTTAACAAGCCTGCAAAACTAACGGCAGATGAATATAACACAATGAAAACACATGTTGATATCGGCGGTGAAATTCTTAAGGACTTTACTCATATCAAAAATGTGGCCGACGGAGCTAAATATCATCATGAACGATATGATGGAACCGGTTATAACAGTGGTATGAAGGGAGAAGAGATTCCGCTTACTGCCCGTATTATTGGACTTGCAGATGCTTTTGATGCAATGACTTCGCATCGTGTGTACAGAAATGCAATGCCAATGGACCTTGTTATTGAAGAATTAAAAAATGGAAAAGGAACACAGTTTGATCCTCATCTTGTAGATATTCTTCTTGAACTGATTGCTGCAGGTCGTATAGACGTTTCTGGAATCAATCAGTTGAGTGTTGAGGCGGAGGATTAG
- the pyrF gene encoding orotidine-5'-phosphate decarboxylase, with the protein MSNKHNMQLLQELSLKNGPLCVGLDTDPSYIPENIRAQYESAPAAVLAYNKAIIDRVVADKSACCFKVQIAYYEAMGLEGMKVYSETLKYVRKSGLIAISDIKRGDIGATSDAYARAHFTGDFETDIITINPYMGFDTLQPFTKYSLPEQGGKGAFVLLCTSNPGMTDIEHQKLEEGGLLLERVGDEIARIGEEWRYSCADYNNQTCGIFGAVVGATQEADARWLRDKYKETFFLIPGYGAQGGAARIAATLLDNAGGAVNSSRGILCAWKKDSELAGARDSGTLKLEDIAAAAARASLFSKNDLLGAKASL; encoded by the coding sequence ATGAGTAACAAACATAACATGCAGCTCCTCCAGGAGCTTTCTTTGAAAAATGGACCGCTTTGCGTTGGTCTGGATACAGATCCTTCTTATATTCCAGAAAATATTCGTGCTCAGTATGAGAGTGCCCCTGCAGCAGTTCTTGCCTACAACAAGGCTATTATTGACCGCGTAGTTGCTGATAAATCTGCCTGCTGTTTTAAGGTTCAGATTGCTTATTATGAGGCAATGGGACTTGAGGGTATGAAGGTTTATTCAGAAACCTTGAAATATGTTCGTAAAAGCGGACTTATCGCAATCTCTGACATTAAGCGCGGCGATATAGGAGCAACTTCAGATGCTTATGCTCGTGCTCATTTTACCGGTGATTTTGAAACAGATATCATTACAATAAATCCTTATATGGGATTTGATACCCTTCAGCCATTTACAAAATATAGTCTGCCAGAACAGGGGGGTAAGGGAGCTTTTGTCCTGCTTTGTACAAGTAACCCTGGAATGACAGATATTGAACATCAGAAACTTGAAGAGGGTGGACTTTTACTTGAGCGTGTAGGTGATGAAATTGCACGTATCGGCGAAGAATGGCGTTATTCATGTGCAGATTATAATAATCAGACCTGTGGAATTTTTGGAGCTGTTGTAGGTGCTACTCAGGAAGCAGATGCCCGCTGGCTTCGCGATAAATATAAAGAAACTTTCTTTTTAATTCCTGGTTACGGTGCACAGGGCGGTGCTGCAAGAATCGCAGCTACACTTCTGGACAATGCCGGCGGTGCTGTTAATTCAAGCCGCGGAATCCTCTGTGCCTGGAAAAAAGACTCCGAGCTTGCTGGCGCACGCGACAGCGGAACTCTAAAACTGGAAGACATCGCCGCGGCTGCCGCTCGAGCAAGTCTCTTCAGTAAAAATGATCTGCTTGGGGCTAAGGCTAGTTTGTAG
- a CDS encoding SGNH/GDSL hydrolase family protein, whose protein sequence is MKLSFDNLIWSGRYLDNEGIRYFDYSASGFCFVMKGKNAQATFVSDPDGWSEENKAVLGVFITEGTDTSIGAIPEEPDFRLTLREAETRCTLFESDVEKTVTVRVMKFSEAAFGYAGLKNIEIDGKLQTSTLISTEQPLKLEFIGDSITCGYGVEGIWEKDTFTTQQERPDKAYAFLTAKALGAEIQLCSWSGIGLTSNYVDPETVNLPETQWLMQATWPYTDKSLSLRLELEPEVWKPEGRFEPDIVVINLGTNDISWVRGIEDRRLNYVAQLRHLMEAVHRRSPRAKIVCCLGIMGEALNASVAEAVALFKKDFPKVTAEFLSFTEQKTEDGIGADWHPSPVTHKKAAELLTALIGKL, encoded by the coding sequence ATGAAACTTTCTTTTGACAATCTTATCTGGAGCGGTCGCTATCTCGACAACGAAGGTATCCGTTATTTTGATTATTCTGCCAGTGGCTTTTGCTTTGTGATGAAAGGTAAAAATGCACAGGCAACATTTGTAAGCGATCCGGATGGTTGGTCAGAAGAAAATAAGGCTGTACTAGGTGTTTTTATAACTGAAGGAACTGATACAAGTATTGGCGCAATTCCTGAGGAACCTGATTTCCGTTTAACCTTACGCGAGGCTGAGACTCGCTGCACACTGTTTGAATCTGATGTAGAGAAGACTGTAACCGTTCGTGTTATGAAATTCAGTGAAGCAGCTTTCGGGTATGCAGGGCTGAAGAATATTGAGATTGACGGAAAATTGCAGACTTCTACACTGATTTCAACCGAACAGCCATTAAAGCTTGAGTTCATCGGCGACAGCATTACCTGTGGTTATGGCGTTGAAGGAATCTGGGAAAAAGATACCTTTACAACACAACAGGAACGCCCGGACAAAGCTTATGCTTTTCTTACAGCTAAAGCACTTGGTGCAGAGATTCAACTCTGCAGCTGGAGTGGAATCGGACTCACCTCAAATTATGTAGATCCAGAAACTGTAAACCTTCCTGAAACTCAATGGCTGATGCAGGCTACCTGGCCGTACACAGACAAGTCGCTTTCACTCAGACTGGAACTTGAACCAGAAGTGTGGAAACCTGAAGGCCGCTTTGAACCGGACATTGTTGTAATCAACTTGGGAACAAATGATATAAGCTGGGTGCGCGGAATTGAAGACCGTCGTCTTAATTATGTAGCACAGCTTCGCCATCTTATGGAAGCTGTTCATCGCCGCAGCCCGCGTGCAAAAATTGTATGCTGTCTTGGAATAATGGGAGAAGCCCTAAATGCCTCTGTAGCAGAAGCAGTTGCTCTTTTCAAAAAAGATTTTCCAAAGGTAACGGCTGAGTTCCTGTCTTTTACTGAACAAAAAACAGAAGACGGAATTGGCGCCGACTGGCATCCGTCTCCTGTAACTCATAAAAAAGCAGCAGAACTGCTTACCGCTTTAATCGGTAAACTTTAG
- the ppdK gene encoding pyruvate, phosphate dikinase, with product MATKYVYFFGNGDADGDESMRAELGGKGANLAQMAKKPLSLPVPPGFTITTDVCQEFYKLGRKYPAGLAKEVDVYLAKLEAAMGKKLGDEKDPLLVSVRSGAAISMPGMMDTILNLGLNDKAVLGLAAKTGNERFAWDAYRRFIQMYGDVAMGVDHDKFEAIIDEVKAIRGIKDDPELNVDELKLIVEKYKKMYKKEKGEDFPQDAKVQMWGAIGAVFGSWMNPRAIKYRKLNNIKEGALKGTAVSVMAMVFGNKGNTSGTGVCFSRDPSTGENVFMGEYLMNAQGEDVVAGIRTPQKLSQLEKENPKVYDQLCKIRARLEKHYHDMQDMEFTVEEGKLYMLQCRNGKRTGAAAVKMAVDMVAEKLITKEQALLRVEPEQLNQLLLPQLDKEAVKKATEIAAGLNASPGAGCGQIVFTADEAEAWAKEGKKVLLVRKETSPDDIAGMAVAQGILTSTGGRTSHAAVVARGMGTPCVCGCADVTFKDANTIVVKGKSYKKGDFLTIDGATGKVYEGQVAVKPATISGDLETFLGWADEVRAKSSRTTASGQKVKGFDVFANGDTPKNAEDAFRFGAKGIGLCRTEHMFFDEPKLTAFQKMIVSEDTEARKANLAKILPYQQKDFYEIIKAMKGYPVTIRLLDPPLNEFIQAESKDQLKALAEKLDIKPAVLAAKVAALDEHNPMLGHRGCRLAITYPEIYEMQVEAIARATAKLDKEGVAHEVQIMIPNVVSYREVEQIRGQAEAVIANVNKECGTNLKFAIGSMVEFPRTALIADKVAQFADFFSFGTNDLSQTTFGFSRDDYGKFIESYLDQRILEDDPFATLDPDGPGALMEIAEAKGRSVKKNLHLGICGEHGGDPASIALCYKLGLNYVSCSPFRVPLARLAGAQAVIKAKK from the coding sequence ATGGCAACAAAGTATGTTTACTTTTTTGGTAACGGCGACGCTGACGGCGATGAGTCAATGCGCGCTGAACTCGGTGGTAAAGGTGCAAACCTTGCTCAGATGGCAAAGAAACCTTTAAGTCTTCCAGTTCCACCTGGATTCACAATCACAACAGATGTTTGTCAGGAATTCTACAAGCTCGGTCGCAAGTACCCAGCTGGATTGGCAAAAGAAGTTGATGTTTATCTTGCAAAGCTTGAAGCTGCTATGGGCAAAAAGCTTGGTGATGAGAAGGATCCTCTTCTCGTATCAGTACGTTCAGGTGCTGCTATTTCTATGCCAGGTATGATGGATACAATCCTTAACCTCGGTCTTAACGACAAGGCTGTTCTTGGTCTTGCTGCAAAAACAGGAAACGAAAGATTCGCTTGGGACGCTTACCGCCGCTTTATTCAGATGTACGGTGACGTTGCTATGGGCGTAGATCATGATAAATTCGAAGCTATCATTGACGAAGTAAAAGCTATCCGTGGTATTAAAGATGACCCAGAGTTGAACGTTGATGAACTCAAATTGATTGTTGAAAAGTACAAGAAAATGTACAAAAAGGAAAAGGGAGAAGACTTCCCTCAGGATGCTAAAGTACAGATGTGGGGAGCTATCGGAGCTGTATTCGGTTCTTGGATGAACCCACGTGCTATTAAGTACCGCAAGCTCAACAACATTAAGGAAGGTGCTCTTAAGGGTACAGCCGTTTCTGTAATGGCAATGGTATTCGGTAACAAGGGTAACACTTCTGGAACTGGTGTATGTTTCTCTCGCGACCCTTCAACTGGTGAGAACGTATTCATGGGTGAATACCTTATGAACGCTCAGGGTGAAGACGTTGTTGCAGGTATCCGTACTCCACAGAAGCTTTCACAGCTCGAAAAAGAAAATCCAAAAGTTTATGACCAGCTCTGCAAGATCCGTGCTCGTCTCGAAAAGCACTATCACGATATGCAGGATATGGAGTTCACAGTTGAAGAAGGTAAACTCTATATGCTCCAGTGCCGCAATGGTAAGAGAACTGGTGCAGCTGCTGTAAAGATGGCTGTAGACATGGTAGCTGAAAAGCTCATCACAAAAGAGCAGGCTCTCCTCCGCGTAGAACCAGAGCAGCTCAACCAGCTCCTCCTCCCACAGTTGGACAAGGAAGCTGTAAAGAAGGCTACAGAAATCGCTGCTGGTCTTAACGCATCACCTGGAGCTGGATGTGGTCAGATTGTATTCACAGCTGACGAAGCAGAAGCTTGGGCAAAAGAAGGAAAGAAAGTACTTCTCGTACGTAAAGAAACATCTCCTGATGATATCGCCGGTATGGCTGTTGCACAGGGTATCCTTACATCAACTGGTGGACGTACATCACACGCTGCCGTAGTTGCTCGTGGTATGGGAACTCCTTGTGTTTGTGGTTGTGCAGACGTTACATTCAAAGATGCAAATACAATCGTTGTAAAGGGCAAGTCATACAAGAAGGGTGACTTCCTCACAATCGACGGTGCTACAGGTAAAGTATATGAAGGACAGGTTGCTGTAAAACCTGCTACTATCTCTGGCGACCTCGAAACATTCCTTGGTTGGGCAGACGAAGTTCGCGCTAAGTCTTCACGCACAACTGCTTCTGGACAGAAGGTTAAGGGATTCGATGTATTCGCTAACGGTGATACACCAAAGAATGCTGAAGATGCATTCCGCTTCGGAGCAAAGGGTATTGGTCTCTGCCGTACAGAACACATGTTCTTCGACGAACCAAAACTTACTGCATTCCAGAAGATGATCGTTTCTGAAGATACAGAAGCTCGCAAGGCTAACCTTGCTAAGATCCTTCCATATCAGCAGAAAGACTTCTACGAAATCATCAAGGCTATGAAGGGTTACCCAGTAACAATTCGTCTCCTTGACCCACCTCTCAACGAGTTCATCCAGGCTGAATCTAAGGATCAGCTCAAGGCTCTCGCTGAAAAACTCGACATTAAGCCAGCTGTTCTTGCTGCAAAAGTTGCTGCTCTCGACGAACACAACCCAATGCTCGGACACCGCGGATGTCGTCTTGCTATTACATATCCAGAAATCTATGAAATGCAGGTTGAAGCAATCGCTCGCGCTACAGCTAAGCTCGACAAAGAAGGCGTTGCTCACGAAGTACAGATCATGATTCCTAACGTTGTTTCTTACCGTGAAGTTGAACAGATCCGCGGTCAGGCAGAAGCTGTAATTGCTAACGTAAACAAAGAATGTGGTACAAACCTCAAGTTTGCTATCGGTTCTATGGTTGAGTTCCCAAGAACTGCTCTTATCGCTGACAAGGTTGCTCAGTTCGCTGACTTCTTCTCATTCGGTACAAACGACCTTTCTCAGACAACATTCGGTTTCAGCCGTGATGACTATGGTAAGTTCATCGAATCTTACCTCGATCAGAGAATCCTCGAAGACGATCCATTTGCTACACTTGATCCAGATGGTCCAGGTGCTCTTATGGAAATCGCAGAAGCTAAGGGACGTTCAGTTAAGAAGAACCTCCACCTTGGTATCTGTGGTGAGCATGGTGGAGACCCAGCTTCTATTGCACTCTGCTACAAGCTTGGTTTGAACTATGTATCTTGTTCACCATTCCGCGTACCACTCGCTCGTCTTGCTGGTGCTCAGGCTGTTATCAAGGCTAAGAAATAA